The following are from one region of the Equus asinus isolate D_3611 breed Donkey chromosome 27, EquAss-T2T_v2, whole genome shotgun sequence genome:
- the SPCS3 gene encoding signal peptidase complex subunit 3, with the protein MAGGGSSVEQPRPLPCSSLIGGAGPRAARLPCPRGPARPVGVSPEAGARALAHVGGPERRRGRGGARSRNARGAGGAGRREPVRGRSGSPGCVRSRALGETGAMNTVLSRANSLFAFSLSVMAALTFGCFITTAFKDRSVPVRLHVSRIMLKNVEDFTGPRERSDLGFITFDITADLENIFDWNVKQLFLYLSAEYSTKNNALNQVVLWDKIVLRGDNPKLLLKDMKTKYFFFDDGNGLKGNRNVTLTLSWNVVPNAGILPLVTGSGHVSVPFPDTYEITKSY; encoded by the exons ATGGCGGGGGGCGGGTCTTCCGTGGAGCAGCCCCGCCCACTCCCTTGCTCGTCGCTGATTGGCGGGGCGGGCCCGCGCGCGGCTCGGCTCCCCTGTCCGCGCGGGCCGGCCCGCCCGGTGGGCGTGTCCCCGGAGGCGGGCGCGCGCGCGCTCGCTCACGTCGGAGGACCGGAAAGGAGGCGGGGCCGCGGCGGGGCGCGCTCCCGGAACGCGCGCGGCGCAGGAGGCGCGGGTCGCAGGGAGCCGGTCCGCGGCCGGAGCGGGTCCCCGGGGTGCGTGCGGAGCAGGGCTCTCGGGGAGACGGGCGCCATGAACACGGTGCTGTCGCGGGCGAACTCGCTGTTCGCCTTCTCGCTGAGCGTGATGGCGGCGCTCACCTTCGGCTGCTTCATCACCACCGCCTTCAAAGACAGGAGCGTGCCGGTGCGGCTGCACGTCTCGCGGATCATGCT AAAAAATGTCGAAGACTTCACCGGACCCAGAGAAAGAAGTGATCTGGGATTCATTACGTTTGATATAACTGCTG ATCTAGAGAATATATTTGATTGGAATGTTAAGCAGTTGTTTCTTTATCTATCAGCAGAATATTCAACAAAAAATAAT gCTCTCAACCAAGTTGTCCTTTGGGACAAGATTGTTCTGAGAGGTGATAATCCGAAGCTGCTGCTGaaagatatgaaaacaaaatattttttctttgacgATGGAAATGGTCTCAA GGGAAACAGGAATGTCACTTTAACCCTGTCTTGGAACGTTGTACCAAATGCTGGAATTCTACCTCTTGTGACAGGATCAGGACATGTATCTGTCCCATTTCCAGATACATATGAAATAACGAAGAGTTATTAA